Genomic DNA from Mycobacterium stomatepiae:
ACCGTCATCAACGTGATCGACACCCCGGGCCACGCCGACTTCGGTGGTGAGGTGGAGCGCGGGCTGTCCATGGTCGACGGCGTGCTGCTACTGGTCGACGCTTCCGAGGGGCCGTTGCCGCAGACCAGGTTCGTGCTGCGCAAGGCGCTGGCCGCCCATCTGCCGGTCATCCTGGTCGTCAACAAGACCGACCGGCCCGACGCCCGGATCTCAGACGTCGTCTCGGAGAGTCACGACCTGCTGCTCGACGTCACATCGGACCTCGATGAGGAAGCTCAGAAGGCCGCCGAGGACGCACTCGGCCTGCCGACGCTGTACGCCTCGGGCCGAGCAGGCATCGCCAGCACGACGGAACCGTCCAACGGCTCCAACCCCGAGGGCGACAACCTGGACCCGCTGTTCGACGTGCTGCTCGAGCACATCCCGCCGCCGCAGGGCGATCCGGAGGCGCCGCTGCAGGCGCTGGTGACCAACCTCGACGCCTCGGCCTTCCTCGGCCGGCTCGCGCTGATCCGCATCTACAAGGGCCGGCTCCGTAAGGGCCAGCAGGTTGCCTGGATGCGCGAGGTGGACGGGCACCCCGTCATCACGAACGCGAAGATCACCGAATTGCTGGTGACCGAGGGGGTGGAACGGACGCCCACCGACGAGGCGATCGCCGGGGACATCGTCGCCGTCGCGGGCATTCCGGAGATCATGATCGGCGACACCCTCGCCGACCTCGATCACGCGCACGCGCTGCCGCGCATCATGGTCGACGAGCCCGCCATCTCGGTGACCATCGGCACCAACACCTCGCCGCTGGCGGGCAAGGTCAAGGGGCACAAGTTGACCGCTCGCATGGTGAAGTCGCGGCTCGACGCCGAACTCGTCGGCAACGTCTCCATCAAGGTCGTCGAGATCGACCGGCCCGATGCGTGGGAGGTCCAAGGCCGCGGGGAGCTCGCGCTGGCGGTGCTCGTCGAGCAGATGCGCCGCGAAGGTTTCGAGCTCACCGTCGGCAAGCCTCAGGTGGTCACGCAGACCATCGACGGCCAGCTGCACGAGCCGTTCGAGGCGATGACGATCGACTGCCCCGAGGAATTCGTCGGCGCCATCACTCAGCTGATGGCCGGCCGCAAGGGCCGGATGGAGGAGATGACCAACCACGCGGCCGGCTGGGTCCGGATGGACTTCATCGTGCCCAGCCGTGGCCTGATCGGCTTCCGCACCGACTTCCTCACCCTGACCCGCGGCACCGGCATCGCGAACGCGGTGTTCGACGGCTACCGGCCCTGGGCGGGCGAGATCCGGGCCCGCCACACCGGCTCACTGGTGTCCGATCGTGCGGGCACCATCACGCCGTTCGCGATGATCCAGCTCGCCGACCGCGGCCAGTTCTTCGTCGAGCCCGGGCAGGACACCTACGAGGGCATGGTCGTCGGAATCAATCCGCGCGCAGAGGATCTCGACATCAACATCACGCGGGAGAAGAAGCTGACCAACATGCGGTCCTCGACCGCCGACGTCATCGAGACGCTGGCTCGTCCGCTGGAACTTGACCTGGAGCAGGCCATGGAGTTCTGCGCGGCCGACGAGTGCGTCGAGGTGACTCCCGAGATCGTGCGGGTGCGCAAGGTCGAGCTGGACGCCACCTCGCGGGCGCGCAGTAAGGCGCGGGCGAAGGCTCGGGGCTAGCTTGGTGTTGCCCTGTGCCCGAAGGATTCAGAAAGCCGCCGGGCAGGCGGTCGATACCCTGATGCGCGTGCTACACCGGGCCCGCCACGTTTTGCTGATGGCCGGCGTGGTGCTCGCCTTGATGGGCCTGACGCTGGCCGCCTGTACCGTCAGTCCGCCGCCGGCGCCGCAAAGCACCGATACTCCGCACAACACACCGCCGCCGCCGCAGCGGGTCACCCAGATCATCATGGGCATCGATTCGATCGGCGCCGGGTTCAACCCGCATCTGCTGTCCGACCTGTCTCCGGTGAACGCGGCCATCAGTGCGCTGGTGTTGCCGAGCGCGTTCCGGCCGGTGCCCGACCCCGGCACGCCCACGGGTTCGCGGTGGGAGCTGGACCCGACCCTGCTGGTCTCGGCGGAGGTGACCAGCCAGAATCCGTTCACGGTCACCTACAAGATCCGGCCCGAGGCGCAGTGGACCGACAACGCCCCGATCGGTGCCGACGACTTCTGGTACCTGTGGCATCAGATGGTCACCCAACCCGGGGTGGTCGATCCGGCCGGCTACGACCTGATCACCGGTGTGCAGTCGCTCGAGGGCGGCAAGCAGGCCGTCGTCACCTTCGGGCAGCCGTACCCGGCGTGGAAGGAACTGTTCAACAACCTGCTGCCGGCGCACATCGTCAAGGACGTGCCGGGCGGTTTCGCCGCCGGACTGGTCCGGTCGCTGACGGTCACCGGCGGGCAGTTCCGGGTGGAGAACATCGACCCACAGCGCGACGAGATCCTGATCGCCCGCAACGACCGTTATTGGGGGCCGCCCGCTAAACCCGCCCTGATCCAGTTCCGGCGCGCGGGCGCGCCGGCGGCGCTGGCCGACTCGGTGCGCAACGGCGACACCCAGGTGGCCCAGGTGCACGGCGGCTCGGCGTCCTTCGCCCAGCTGTCGGCCATCCCCGACGTGCGGACCGCCAGAATCATGACGCCGCGCGTCATGCAGCTGACGCTGCGCGCCAACCAGCCCAAGCTGGCCGACGCGCAAGTCCGCAAAGGGATCCTGGGGTTGCTCGACGTCGACCTGCTCGCCGCGGTCGGCGCCGGCAGCGACAACACCATCTCGCTGGACCAGGCCCAGATCAGGGCGCCCAGCGATCCCGGCTATGAACCCACCGCGCCGCCCGCGATGACCAAACAGGCTGCGCTGGCGCTGTTTTCGGCCGCCGGGTATCAGGTCGAGAACAGCGCGCCAACGCCTGACACCACCACGACCCTGCCGCCGACCACCGGGCCGCCGGAGGTGATCCGCGGCCGGATCAGCAAGGACGGCAAGCAGCTGTCGCTGGTGATCGGGGTGGCGGCCAACGACCCGACCTCGGTGGCCGTCGCCAACACCGCGGCCGACCAGTTGCGCAACGTCGGCATCGCGGCGTCGGTGTCGGCGCTGGACCCGGTGACGCTGTATCGCGACGCGCTGACCAACAACCAGGTCGACGCGATCGTCGGCTGGCACCAGGCCGGCGGTAACCTGGCCACGCTGCTCGCCTCGCGCTACGGCTGCCCCGCCCTGGAGTCGACGACGGTCCCGCCCGCCCCGACGCCGCCGTCGACCACACAGGTCGTGTCGACCTCACCGGTCGCGCCGCCCAGCACCGCGCCCACGGCGCCGAGCCGTCAGCCCGAGCCCGGCGCCCTGGTGCAGGCGCCGTCGAACCTCACCGGGATTTGTGATCGCAGCATCCAGTCCAATATCGACGCCGCCCTCAACGGCACCAAGAGCATCACCGACGTGATCACCGCGGTCGAGCCGCGACTCTGGAACATGTCGACGGTGCTGCCGATCCTGCAGGACACCACGATCGTCGGCGCGGGCCCCAGCGTGCAGAACGTCAGCCTCTCGGGTGCCGTGCCGGTCGGCATTGTCGGCGACGCCGGCCAGTGGGTGAAAACCGGGCCGTAGCGGGCCTTAGTCGGCCACCGCGTCCGAGGCCGGCGCGTCCGACGGGATCACGGTGTCCACGATCATCGCCAGCTCGCGCCGATTCGGCGGTTCCCCGGTCAGCAGGAAGTGGTGGTTGATCAGGGCCGGCCCGATGCGGGCGGTCAGCGGGGTCAGGGTGGCCGGATCGATGTCGCCGGCCGCGACGGCGGCGGCCAGGATCGAATCGACGATCTTCAACCGCGGGCGCACCACGGCGTCGGCGAAGATGGTGCGCATCTCGGGCTCGTGCAGCAGCTGATGAATCGTATCGAGGCCGGGGAAGGCGGTCTTGCCGGCCAACACGTCGCGGTGCGCGGTGAAAACCGTCAGCAGGGTGTCGCGCGCCGAGCGACCCGAGCGCGGTTCCGGCAGCGGGGGCAGCGCGAACACCAGTGCGGCGTGCACCAGGTCGTGCTTGCTGCCCCAGCGTCGGTACAGCGCGGCCTTACCGGTCTGGGCGCGAGCGGCGACGCCCTCCATCGTCAGCCCGCCGTAGCCGACCTCGGCGAGTTCGGCCAGCGTGGCCTCGTAGAGCGCGCGCTCGAGCACCTCGCCGCGCCGGCGGCTACGAACGCCGTTCGGTGCTGTCCGGGTGGCATGCGGCATTCCTCGATAGTAGCCGTCAGCGTTCCTATTTGGTGCGCTCTGATGAGACACAACGACCGAGATTACCGGGTCGGCTGCGGGTAGGGTGCGTCCATGCCTGAGACTCCGCGGCTGCTGTTCGTCCACGCGCATCCCGACGACGAGAGCCTGAGCAACGGCGCCACGATCGCGCACTACGCCGCGCGGGGGGCCCAGGTGATCGTCGTGACCTGCACGCTGGGCGAAGAGGGCGAAGTCATCGGCGATCGCTGGGCCGAACTCGCGTTCGACCGGGCCGACCAACTCGGCGGCTACCGCATCGGCGAACTCACCGCGGCGTTGCGGGCATTGCGTATCGGTGAGCCCACCTATCTCGGCGGTGCGGGACGCTGGCGCGACTCCGGAATGGAGGGCACCGAGAGGCGGCGCCGCGAGCGCTTCATCGACGCCGACGAACGCGAGGCGGTCGGGGCGCTGGTCGACATCATTCGCCGGCTGCGCCCGCACGTTGTCGTCACCTACGACCCCAACGGCGGATACGGGCATCCCGACCACATCCGGGCCCACACCGTCACCACCGCCGCGGTCGCCGCGGCCGCGGGCAACGACTACTCCGGCGAGCCATGGCAAGTTCCGAAGTTCTACTGGACGGTGCTCGCGGTCAATGCGTTCACGGCCGGGTGGCACGCCCTGGGCCCCGATGATTTCCAGCCCGGCTGGACCATCCCTCCCCAGGAGGAATTCGACTTCGGCTATACCGACGACGCCATCGACGCCGTCGTGGCGACTGGACCGGATGCATTGGCCGCCAAGGTCGCAGCGCTGGCAGCACACGCCACGCAGGTGGTCGTCGGCCCGACCGGGCGGGCCTGCGCCCTGTCGAACAACATGGCACTGCCGATCCTCGGCGAGGAGCACTACGTGCTCGTCGCCGGTACCGCCGGGGATCGCGATGAGCGCGGCTGGGAGACCGATCTGTTCGCGGGACTGGATCTCGGCGGGTCCGCGACGCGGTAGGCTGCGAAGCAGGCAGCCACGGAAGGAATCGCATGGACCCCGACCTGGACCCTAACTTGCAGCATTGGCAGGACCGGCTGGACAACTTGCAGTGGGTCATCGGCTCGATCATGTCGAGCATCGACAGCGTCCCGACCTGACCGAAACCAGGCCGCGTGTCGCTTCCGTCGAGGACACCGGCGCGACAGATCCCGCAATTCGCGTCGTGGTGTTGGCGCTATTGGCTGTCGACGGGGTCTTATCCGCCCTAGCCGGGGCCCTGCTGCTGCCTCTCTACATCGGCTCGATTCCGTTTCCGATCAGCGCGCTGATCAGTGGTCTGGTCAACGCCGCCCTGGTCTGGGCGGCCGGCCGGTGGACGCGGTCGGCGCGGGTGGCGGCGCTACCGCTGTGGACGTGGCTGCTGTCGGTCGCGGTGATCAGCATGGGCGGTCCCGCCGACGACATCATCTTGGGTGGGAGCGGGCTGATGGCTTACGGTGCTCTGCTGCTGATTGTGCTTGGGGTGGCGCCGCCGGTGCTGGTGTTGTGGCGGCGCGGTCACCACTACGGCTGACGCATGCCCGCCTGGCGCTACTGTTGCGCAATGGCACCCGTTATGGTTGGCCAAAATTCAGATGTTGGGACACGCGGATGAAATTCGATCGTGGGGAAGTTACACCAAGGTGCCAGTGACACCGAGGCCTCCGGGCGAGGAGCCCACAGCTCTGCCTAATCCCGTCGTTCCGCCGAAGGCCAGCGCGTCCGCACTGCGACGAGTGCTGCGCCGGGCGCGCGACGGTGTGGCCCTCAATGTCGACGAGGCCGCCGTGGCGATGACCGCCCGCGGTGCCGACCTTGCCGACTTGTGTGCGAGCGCGGCGCGAGTGCGCGACGCGGGGCTGGAGTCGGCGGGCAGGCGCGGTCCCGACGGCCGGCTGCCGATCACCTATTCGCGCAAGGTGTTCATCCCCGTCACGCATCTGTGCCGGGACAACTGCCACTACTGCACGTTTGTCACCGCGCCGGGCAAGCTGCGCGCCCAGGGCGCCGGCATGTATCTGGAGCCCGACGAGATTCTCGACATCGCCCGCCGCGGCGCCGAACTCGGTTGCAAGGAAGCACTATTCGCTCTCGGCGATCGGCCGGAGGACCGCTGGCCCGAGGCCCGCGAATGGCTCGATGCGCGCGGCTACAACTCGACGCTGTCCTACGTGCGCGCGATGGCGATCCGGGTGCTGGAGGAAACCGGGCTGTTGCCGCACCTGAATCCGGGCGTGATGAGTTGGTCGGAGATGTCGCTGCTCAAGCCGGTGGCGCCGTCGATGGGCATGATGCTCGAGACGACGTCGCGCCGGCTGTTCGAGACGAAAGGGCTTGCGCACTATGGCAGCCCGGACAAAGACCCGGCGGTGCGGCTGCGGGCCCTCACCGACGCCGGCCGATTGTCCATTCCGTTCACCACCGGTCTGCTGGTCGGCATCGGGGAGACGCTGGCCGAACGTGCCGACACCTTGCACGCGATTCGCAAGTCGCACAAGGAATTCGGTCACGTCCAAGAAGTGATCGTGCAGAATTTCCGCGCCAAGCAGCACACCGCGATGGCCGGTGTGCCCGACGCCGGGATCGACGATTACCTGGCGACGATCGCGGTGGCGCGCCTGGTGCTCGGCCCCGGCATGCGCATCCAGGCGCCGCCGAATCTGGTGTCCCGCGAGGAGTGCCTGGCGCTGGTCGGCGCGGGCGTCGACGACTGGGGCGGGGTTTCACCGTTGACGCCCGACCACGTCAACCCGGAACGGCCCTGGCCCGCTCTGGACGAGCTGGCCGCCGTGACCGCCCAAGCGGGATTCGAGTTGGTGCAGCGGTTGACCGCGCAGCCCAAGTACGTGCAAGCCGGCGCCGCGTGGATCGACCCGCGGGTCCGGGGGCATGTCGTGGCGCTGGCCGATCCGGCGACCGGCCTGGCTCGCGACGTCAACCCCACCGGCATGCCGTGGCAGGAACCCGACGAAGCTCAATCGAGCGGGCGGGTCGATCTGCACGCCGCGATCGATAGCGAGGGACGCAATACCGAGGCGCGCAGCGACCTCGACAGCGCGTTCGGCGACTGGGAGTCGATCCGCGCGCACGTGCACGAGCTGGCAGCCAGGGACGTTAGTGCTCCCCAGCGCATCGACACCGACGTGCTGGCCGCCCTGCGCTCGGCCGAGCGCAACCCCGCCGGCTGTTCCGACGACGAGTACCTGGCGCTGGCCACGGCCGACGGTCCGGCATTGGAAGCTGTTGCCGCGCTGGCGGATTCGCTGCGCCGCGACACGGTCGGTGACGACGTGACATTCGTGGTCAACCGCAACATCAACTTCACCAACATCTGCTACGCCGGTTGCCGGTTCTGTGCTTTCGCGCAGCGCAAGGGCGACGCCGACGCGTATTCGCTGTCCGCGGCCGAGGTTGCCGATCGAGCCTGGGAGGCTCATGTCGAAGGCGCAACCGAGGTATGCATGCAGGGTGGGATCGACCCCGAGTTGCCCGTGACCGGCTACGCCGACCTGGTACGCGCCGTCAAGGCGCGGGTCCCGTCGATGCACGTGCACGCGTTCTCACCGATGGAGATCGCCAACGGTGTGACCAAGAGCGGGTTGAGCGTTCGCGAGTGGCTGATCAGCCTGCGCGAGGCCGGGCTCGGAACCATCCCGGGCACCGCCGCCGAGATCCTCGACGACGAAGTGCGCTGGGTGCTCACCAAGGGCAAGTTGCCTACCTCGATGTGGATCGACATCGTCAGCACCGCGCACGAGGTGGGCCTGCGATCGTCGTCGACGATGATGTACGGACACGTCGACAGTCCCCGGCATTGGGTCGGCCACCTCAGCGTGTTGCGCGCAATCCAGGACCGCACCGGCGGTTTCACCGAATTCGTGCCGTTGCCATTCGTGCATCAGAGCTCGCCGCTGTACCTGGCGGGTGCGGCCCGTCCGGGGCCCACCCATCGCGACAATCGGGCCGTGCACGCGTTGGCGCGAATCATGCTGCACGGCCGCATTTCCCAGATTCAGACCAGCTGGGTCAAACTCGGCACCGAGCGCACCCAGGTGATGCTCAACGGCGGCGCCAACGACCTGGGCGGCACGCTGATGGAGGAGACCATCTCGCGGATGGCCGGCTCGGAATACGGGTCGGCGAAGACGGTGGCCGAGCTGACCGCGATCGCCCACGGCATTGGCCGCCCGGCGCGTCAACGCACCACCGACTACAGCCCGCTGGCCGCCTAGCGTACTGCTGCTGCGACGTCGACCGGGCGGTCCGTCAGCGAGCCGTGGCTCAGTAGTTGTTACAGACGACCGCGACCTGCTGGATCGTGTTGAAGTACTTCGCGGCCGCCGGCATGCCCTGGATCTGCGCGGCCATCTGCTGACGCTTCGGCGGCGGCGAGGCAAGGAACTGCCGGATGTAGTTCTGCGCGAATGGCGACGCGTTCAATTCCTGGGCGGTGGCCGGATCGTTCGCGTTCAGCGCGGCCATCACCTGCGGGTAAGTGCAGGTTGTGTTGATGATCGGATCCAGCGGGTCTGCCGAAGCAATCCCCGCCGCGGCGCTCAGCGCCACTGCCGCACCACCGACCGCGGCTGCCAGTTTGGTTAACGACAGCGTCATCATGCTTGGACACCTTCCCCGGATTTATGAAGCCAACGACGGCTACGTGATCTGCCCTAACGGCTGCCGTCTGGGACGAGGCTACCAGCCGCTGCGGACGTTCTTTTGTTGCACAGTTATTCGGACCCCCCGCCCGGAACGTAACTATCCCCAGATCAACATCTGAGTGACGTTCGTCACATGAAGGAAAACGTCGGCGAATCACCGGTTGGCGATCTCGTCGACACGTTCGAATGGTCGGAAGGGCGACCTGCGAGGCTGCGAGACTGACCGTATGAAAGGGGGCAATCATCGTGGCGTGCCAAGTGGTTGACGTGTATGTGCGACGTCTAGTATCAGTAACCGAAAGCTTTGCTTACGCGGCCGGAAGCGCCGCAGCGAGGCAAACAGCAGCCCACACTGAGCAATCAAAAGAGAAAACGTTGAGGAGACGTCCGTGACGTACACGATCGCCCAACCCTGCGTCGACATCAAAGACAAGGCGTGCATCGAGGAATGCCCCGTCGACTGCATTTACGAGGGCGCACGGATGCTCTTCATCCACCCCGACGAATGCGTGGACTGCGGCGCCTGCGAACCGGTTTGCCCTGTTGAAGCGATCTACTACGAAGACGACGTGCCCGATCAGTGGAGCCAGTACACCCAGATCAACGCCGACTTCTTTGTTGAGCTGGGTTCACCCGGGGGCGCGGCGAAGGTCGGGATGACCGAGAATGACCCGCAAGCGGTCAAAGATCTGCCGCCGCAGGGCGAAGGGGACTAAGGGGGAGCAGTGGCGCAGGACCCCAGGGGGGGCCGACCTGCCTTGTCGGCATC
This window encodes:
- the typA gene encoding translational GTPase TypA, whose protein sequence is MPFRNVAIVAHVDHGKTTLVDAMLRQSGALTHRGDDAVERLMDSGDLEKEKGITILAKNTAVHRKHADGSTTVINVIDTPGHADFGGEVERGLSMVDGVLLLVDASEGPLPQTRFVLRKALAAHLPVILVVNKTDRPDARISDVVSESHDLLLDVTSDLDEEAQKAAEDALGLPTLYASGRAGIASTTEPSNGSNPEGDNLDPLFDVLLEHIPPPQGDPEAPLQALVTNLDASAFLGRLALIRIYKGRLRKGQQVAWMREVDGHPVITNAKITELLVTEGVERTPTDEAIAGDIVAVAGIPEIMIGDTLADLDHAHALPRIMVDEPAISVTIGTNTSPLAGKVKGHKLTARMVKSRLDAELVGNVSIKVVEIDRPDAWEVQGRGELALAVLVEQMRREGFELTVGKPQVVTQTIDGQLHEPFEAMTIDCPEEFVGAITQLMAGRKGRMEEMTNHAAGWVRMDFIVPSRGLIGFRTDFLTLTRGTGIANAVFDGYRPWAGEIRARHTGSLVSDRAGTITPFAMIQLADRGQFFVEPGQDTYEGMVVGINPRAEDLDINITREKKLTNMRSSTADVIETLARPLELDLEQAMEFCAADECVEVTPEIVRVRKVELDATSRARSKARAKARG
- a CDS encoding ABC transporter family substrate-binding protein, with translation MAGVVLALMGLTLAACTVSPPPAPQSTDTPHNTPPPPQRVTQIIMGIDSIGAGFNPHLLSDLSPVNAAISALVLPSAFRPVPDPGTPTGSRWELDPTLLVSAEVTSQNPFTVTYKIRPEAQWTDNAPIGADDFWYLWHQMVTQPGVVDPAGYDLITGVQSLEGGKQAVVTFGQPYPAWKELFNNLLPAHIVKDVPGGFAAGLVRSLTVTGGQFRVENIDPQRDEILIARNDRYWGPPAKPALIQFRRAGAPAALADSVRNGDTQVAQVHGGSASFAQLSAIPDVRTARIMTPRVMQLTLRANQPKLADAQVRKGILGLLDVDLLAAVGAGSDNTISLDQAQIRAPSDPGYEPTAPPAMTKQAALALFSAAGYQVENSAPTPDTTTTLPPTTGPPEVIRGRISKDGKQLSLVIGVAANDPTSVAVANTAADQLRNVGIAASVSALDPVTLYRDALTNNQVDAIVGWHQAGGNLATLLASRYGCPALESTTVPPAPTPPSTTQVVSTSPVAPPSTAPTAPSRQPEPGALVQAPSNLTGICDRSIQSNIDAALNGTKSITDVITAVEPRLWNMSTVLPILQDTTIVGAGPSVQNVSLSGAVPVGIVGDAGQWVKTGP
- a CDS encoding TetR/AcrR family transcriptional regulator, translating into MPHATRTAPNGVRSRRRGEVLERALYEATLAELAEVGYGGLTMEGVAARAQTGKAALYRRWGSKHDLVHAALVFALPPLPEPRSGRSARDTLLTVFTAHRDVLAGKTAFPGLDTIHQLLHEPEMRTIFADAVVRPRLKIVDSILAAAVAAGDIDPATLTPLTARIGPALINHHFLLTGEPPNRRELAMIVDTVIPSDAPASDAVAD
- the mshB gene encoding N-acetyl-1-D-myo-inositol-2-amino-2-deoxy-alpha-D-glucopyranoside deacetylase; this translates as MPETPRLLFVHAHPDDESLSNGATIAHYAARGAQVIVVTCTLGEEGEVIGDRWAELAFDRADQLGGYRIGELTAALRALRIGEPTYLGGAGRWRDSGMEGTERRRRERFIDADEREAVGALVDIIRRLRPHVVVTYDPNGGYGHPDHIRAHTVTTAAVAAAAGNDYSGEPWQVPKFYWTVLAVNAFTAGWHALGPDDFQPGWTIPPQEEFDFGYTDDAIDAVVATGPDALAAKVAALAAHATQVVVGPTGRACALSNNMALPILGEEHYVLVAGTAGDRDERGWETDLFAGLDLGGSATR
- a CDS encoding bifunctional FO biosynthesis protein CofGH, which codes for MLGHADEIRSWGSYTKVPVTPRPPGEEPTALPNPVVPPKASASALRRVLRRARDGVALNVDEAAVAMTARGADLADLCASAARVRDAGLESAGRRGPDGRLPITYSRKVFIPVTHLCRDNCHYCTFVTAPGKLRAQGAGMYLEPDEILDIARRGAELGCKEALFALGDRPEDRWPEAREWLDARGYNSTLSYVRAMAIRVLEETGLLPHLNPGVMSWSEMSLLKPVAPSMGMMLETTSRRLFETKGLAHYGSPDKDPAVRLRALTDAGRLSIPFTTGLLVGIGETLAERADTLHAIRKSHKEFGHVQEVIVQNFRAKQHTAMAGVPDAGIDDYLATIAVARLVLGPGMRIQAPPNLVSREECLALVGAGVDDWGGVSPLTPDHVNPERPWPALDELAAVTAQAGFELVQRLTAQPKYVQAGAAWIDPRVRGHVVALADPATGLARDVNPTGMPWQEPDEAQSSGRVDLHAAIDSEGRNTEARSDLDSAFGDWESIRAHVHELAARDVSAPQRIDTDVLAALRSAERNPAGCSDDEYLALATADGPALEAVAALADSLRRDTVGDDVTFVVNRNINFTNICYAGCRFCAFAQRKGDADAYSLSAAEVADRAWEAHVEGATEVCMQGGIDPELPVTGYADLVRAVKARVPSMHVHAFSPMEIANGVTKSGLSVREWLISLREAGLGTIPGTAAEILDDEVRWVLTKGKLPTSMWIDIVSTAHEVGLRSSSTMMYGHVDSPRHWVGHLSVLRAIQDRTGGFTEFVPLPFVHQSSPLYLAGAARPGPTHRDNRAVHALARIMLHGRISQIQTSWVKLGTERTQVMLNGGANDLGGTLMEETISRMAGSEYGSAKTVAELTAIAHGIGRPARQRTTDYSPLAA
- a CDS encoding hemophore-related protein; the protein is MTLSLTKLAAAVGGAAVALSAAAGIASADPLDPIINTTCTYPQVMAALNANDPATAQELNASPFAQNYIRQFLASPPPKRQQMAAQIQGMPAAAKYFNTIQQVAVVCNNY
- the fdxA gene encoding ferredoxin, whose protein sequence is MTYTIAQPCVDIKDKACIEECPVDCIYEGARMLFIHPDECVDCGACEPVCPVEAIYYEDDVPDQWSQYTQINADFFVELGSPGGAAKVGMTENDPQAVKDLPPQGEGD